In one Rhodococcus sp. B50 genomic region, the following are encoded:
- the benD gene encoding benzoate diol dehydrogenase BenD: MTDTKIFPGRFDGRCLTITGAAQGIGLEVATRIAAEGGEVVLVDRADLVHEVAEQLRESGGKAHSVTADLETFEGAEEAISYAIQTTGRIDVLINVVGGTIWAKPYEHYAPEEIEKEIRRSLFPTLWTCRAVAPHLIERRAGTIVNVSSVATRGVNRVPYSAAKGGVNAITASLALELAPYGVRVVATAPGGTVAPERRIARGPSPQSEQEKGWYQQIVDQTVESSLLKRYGTLEEQAAAICFLASEEASYITGTVLPVAGGDLG, encoded by the coding sequence ATGACCGACACGAAGATCTTCCCCGGTCGGTTCGACGGACGGTGCCTGACGATCACGGGTGCGGCGCAAGGCATCGGCCTCGAGGTCGCGACGCGGATCGCCGCCGAGGGTGGTGAGGTCGTGCTCGTCGACCGCGCGGACCTCGTGCACGAGGTCGCCGAGCAGCTCCGCGAGTCGGGCGGCAAGGCCCACTCGGTGACGGCGGATCTGGAGACCTTCGAGGGCGCCGAGGAAGCGATCTCGTATGCGATCCAGACCACCGGCCGCATCGACGTGCTCATCAACGTCGTCGGCGGAACGATCTGGGCGAAGCCCTACGAGCACTACGCGCCGGAAGAGATCGAGAAGGAGATCCGGCGTTCGCTGTTCCCCACTCTGTGGACGTGCCGCGCGGTCGCTCCGCATCTGATCGAGCGACGTGCCGGGACGATCGTGAACGTCTCGTCGGTCGCGACCCGCGGCGTCAACCGCGTCCCGTATTCGGCGGCGAAGGGCGGTGTCAATGCGATCACCGCGTCGCTCGCACTCGAGCTGGCGCCCTACGGCGTTCGTGTGGTGGCGACCGCGCCCGGCGGCACCGTCGCGCCGGAACGACGGATCGCTCGCGGTCCGTCCCCGCAGTCGGAGCAAGAGAAGGGCTGGTACCAGCAGATCGTGGACCAGACCGTCGAATCCTCCCTGCTCAAGCGGTACGGCACACTCGAGGAGCAGGCCGCCGCGATCTGTTTCCTGGCCTCCGAGGAGGCCTCTTATATCACCGGCACGGTTCTTCCCGTTGCCGGCGGCGATCTGGGCTGA
- the benC gene encoding benzoate 1,2-dioxygenase electron transfer component BenC, translating into MAYQVALSFEDGVTRFIKVNPNETVADASYKARINIPLDCRDGACGTCKAFCESGSYDGGDYIEDALTDEEAEQGYCLPCQMMPESDLVVQIASTSDVAKTAAASYTATITDLRRFSESVVGFTVEIDNRDDLVFLPGQYVNIGVPGSDDGTGKLATRSYSFSTGPNENSLAFLVKITEGGLMSEYLRDRAQVGDTLEFTGPFGSFFLRERKRPSLLLAGGTGLAPLLSILSKIEADGSDHPVHLIYGVTFDHDLVELDKLEEYTKKLPNFTFDYCVADESSSAPNKGYVTGLFEPSHLNDGDVDIYLCGPPPMVEAVRNHLSDNGINPTNFYFEKFNTSATPGGATAPVATDAEKAAAEKAAAETGRPVVLENPEPGNYEIGEEHPPVAESDEQFDARMALELGVVELTIGRLTPEQLVEFRILAEASGASVEGDHFTDAAAFTDTNAAFHEFLFRCCINPVLLEAYNKLEVTRLMKQVLRDAQWIEEHIVDEHMKIVEAFEKGDKAAARDLIVVHSQHAKETMRRAIASGATAGASS; encoded by the coding sequence CAGCTACGACGGCGGCGACTACATCGAGGACGCCCTCACCGACGAAGAGGCCGAGCAGGGCTACTGCCTGCCGTGCCAGATGATGCCCGAGTCCGACCTCGTGGTGCAGATCGCGAGCACCTCCGATGTCGCGAAGACCGCGGCCGCGTCGTACACCGCGACCATCACGGACCTGCGCCGCTTCTCCGAGAGCGTCGTCGGGTTCACCGTCGAGATCGACAACCGCGACGACCTGGTGTTCCTGCCCGGCCAGTACGTCAACATCGGTGTGCCCGGCAGCGACGACGGCACCGGCAAGCTCGCGACCCGCTCGTACTCCTTCAGCACCGGCCCGAACGAGAACTCGCTCGCCTTCCTGGTGAAGATCACCGAGGGCGGTCTGATGTCCGAGTATCTGCGCGACCGCGCGCAGGTCGGCGACACCCTCGAGTTCACCGGCCCGTTCGGCAGCTTCTTCCTGCGCGAGCGCAAGCGCCCGTCGCTGCTGCTCGCCGGCGGCACCGGCCTGGCGCCGCTGCTGTCGATCCTGTCGAAGATCGAGGCCGACGGCTCCGACCATCCGGTGCACCTGATCTACGGCGTCACCTTCGATCACGACCTCGTCGAACTCGACAAGCTCGAGGAGTACACGAAGAAGCTCCCGAATTTCACGTTCGACTACTGCGTCGCCGACGAATCGTCGTCCGCTCCCAACAAGGGATACGTAACGGGTCTGTTCGAGCCGTCGCACCTCAACGACGGGGACGTCGACATCTACCTGTGCGGTCCGCCGCCCATGGTGGAGGCAGTGCGTAACCATCTGTCGGACAACGGCATCAACCCGACGAACTTCTACTTCGAGAAGTTCAACACGTCCGCGACCCCGGGCGGAGCGACCGCGCCGGTGGCGACGGACGCGGAGAAGGCCGCTGCAGAGAAGGCCGCTGCCGAGACCGGCCGTCCGGTGGTGCTCGAGAATCCCGAGCCCGGCAACTACGAGATCGGCGAAGAGCATCCGCCCGTCGCCGAATCCGACGAGCAGTTCGATGCCCGCATGGCACTCGAACTCGGTGTCGTCGAATTGACGATCGGCCGGCTCACCCCCGAGCAACTCGTCGAGTTCCGGATCCTGGCCGAGGCCTCCGGCGCCTCGGTCGAGGGTGACCACTTCACCGACGCCGCGGCGTTCACCGACACCAACGCGGCCTTCCACGAGTTCCTCTTCCGCTGCTGCATCAACCCTGTTCTTCTCGAGGCCTACAACAAGCTCGAGGTGACCCGGCTGATGAAGCAGGTCCTGCGCGACGCGCAGTGGATCGAGGAACACATCGTCGACGAGCACATGAAGATCGTCGAGGCGTTCGAGAAGGGCGACAAGGCCGCCGCACGGGATCTGATCGTCGTCCACTCCCAGCACGCCAAGGAGACGATGCGCCGGGCGATCGCCAGCGGTGCCACGGCCGGTGCATCCTCATGA
- a CDS encoding MFS transporter translates to MTHATQTWASPQHRRSVVWIVALATLAIIFDGYDLVVYGTVLPTLMADPTQLGEISAQQGGALGSYALIGVMVGALTTGAFGDRVGRRKMMLINIVWFSIGMGAAAFATSIPMFGALRFFTGIGVGGLVATAGAVVAEFAPPGKRNLFNAIVYSGVPAGGVLASLLAILLRDAIGWRGLFLIGALPLVILLPLALIKLPESPAWLQSRGRSEEARAVCAKFGFPLPSATPTAPTEKIGFAALATRKYALGTGLLGMMSFAGLLLTYGLNTWLPKIMADAGYNANGSLAFLLVLNGGAILGGLLASKVADGRGPQSVIVTTFFLAAVALILLTLGFPLPVLLTAVAIAGVGTIGTQVLIYGFVSNYYDTPARAAGVAWCAGFGRLGGIVGPVIGGLLIGAGFANNVNFYIFAGIALAGGLVTWFVPKPVHGVSPVRSSDRPAPTTVDA, encoded by the coding sequence ATGACCCATGCCACGCAGACCTGGGCCAGTCCACAGCATCGGCGCAGCGTCGTCTGGATCGTCGCGCTCGCCACCCTCGCGATCATCTTCGACGGCTACGACCTCGTCGTGTACGGCACCGTCCTCCCCACGCTGATGGCCGACCCCACTCAGCTCGGCGAGATCTCCGCCCAGCAAGGCGGTGCCCTCGGCTCCTACGCCCTCATCGGCGTCATGGTCGGCGCACTGACGACGGGAGCCTTCGGCGACCGCGTCGGTCGCCGGAAGATGATGCTGATCAACATCGTCTGGTTCTCGATCGGCATGGGCGCAGCCGCCTTCGCCACGAGCATCCCGATGTTCGGTGCGCTCCGCTTCTTCACCGGCATCGGTGTCGGGGGCCTGGTCGCCACCGCCGGTGCCGTGGTCGCCGAGTTCGCTCCGCCCGGCAAGCGCAACCTCTTCAACGCCATCGTCTACAGCGGCGTTCCCGCCGGTGGTGTCCTGGCCTCGCTGCTCGCCATCCTGCTGCGCGACGCCATCGGCTGGCGCGGACTGTTCCTCATCGGCGCGCTGCCCCTCGTGATCCTGCTTCCGCTGGCGCTGATCAAGCTTCCCGAGTCGCCTGCCTGGCTGCAGTCGCGTGGACGTTCCGAGGAGGCACGGGCAGTGTGCGCCAAGTTCGGCTTCCCCCTGCCGTCCGCGACTCCCACCGCCCCGACCGAGAAGATCGGGTTCGCGGCACTCGCCACCCGCAAGTACGCGCTCGGTACGGGACTGCTCGGCATGATGAGCTTCGCCGGCCTGCTGCTCACCTACGGTCTCAACACGTGGCTGCCGAAGATCATGGCCGACGCCGGTTACAACGCCAACGGATCGCTCGCCTTCCTGCTCGTCCTCAACGGCGGTGCCATCCTCGGCGGCCTGCTCGCCTCGAAGGTCGCCGACGGCCGCGGACCACAGTCCGTCATCGTCACCACCTTCTTCCTCGCCGCTGTGGCCCTGATCCTGCTCACCCTCGGCTTCCCGCTGCCGGTGCTGTTGACGGCCGTCGCGATCGCGGGTGTCGGCACGATCGGTACCCAGGTGCTCATCTACGGATTCGTGTCCAACTACTACGACACCCCGGCACGCGCCGCAGGTGTCGCATGGTGTGCCGGCTTCGGCCGCCTCGGCGGTATCGTCGGCCCGGTCATCGGCGGTCTGCTCATCGGTGCAGGCTTCGCGAACAACGTGAACTTCTACATCTTCGCGGGTATCGCGCTCGCCGGCGGTCTGGTCACCTGGTTCGTTCCCAAGCCGGTCCACGGCGTCTCGCCGGTCCGCAGTTCCGACCGTCCCGCGCCGACTACCGTGGATGCGTGA